From Bdellovibrio sp. KM01:
CATTTTCGTCGCCTTTGATCTTAACTACTTCAACCTGAATCTGATTCGGACGGACTCCCAGGATTTTCACTCCCAGTGGAACGTCGATCTTATTCAGTGGAATATCGACATAGACTACGCCTTCGCCTTTTTGAGAGATATCAAGATTGATATTCTGAGACAAAGAGCTTTCCATAAACTTCTTCAAAGCAGCTCTTGGCCCTGAAACCTTTACCTTGATGTGGTCAGTTGTCTGCGCCACAACATGGGTTCCCGGGGCTGTCACCAGGTCGACTTCCACGTTTTTGCTTAAGACAAAGTCGCGGCGGCCTAAAATGGTCAACCACAGAATCAGGGAAATAAACAAGGCTACTACTTTGTAACTAAAATTTTCAGTCACAGCATCGCTCCAACGGCGTCTCATGACAGATCCCCCTGCTGCGAGAAAGCTTTGTATTTAAGACCAAAAGTCTCATACAAGGCCTTACGGATATCCCCCAACTCCACGTTCGGGCTTAAATGACCACCCTGTACGATACCGATGGATTTGTTTTCCTCAGAAACCACAAAC
This genomic window contains:
- a CDS encoding CdaR family protein is translated as MRRRWSDAVTENFSYKVVALFISLILWLTILGRRDFVLSKNVEVDLVTAPGTHVVAQTTDHIKVKVSGPRAALKKFMESSLSQNINLDISQKGEGVVYVDIPLNKIDVPLGVKILGVRPNQIQVEVVKIKGDENDEQKGQ